A window of the Methanoculleus horonobensis genome harbors these coding sequences:
- the hypE gene encoding hydrogenase expression/formation protein HypE: MKVNLMHGAGGEVMGELLRVITNLKHNNAGGIGLESLDDGAVIPLNGQNIVFTTDNHVVSPIFFPGGDIGRIAVCGTINDLAMMGGRPIALSCGMVIPEGFEVADLERIVASMDAALGECGANLVTGDTKVLERSALDTIVVNTAGIGVAERVVRDNGLAVGDKIIVSGTIGDHGIAIMAHREGFDFGGQIKSDVAPLWPLVEKALAAGNIHAMKDPTRGGFANAINEMASKSGVGVVIEEEALPFRASVRSAAGMLGLDPLEVANEGKVVMGVAPEEAEAVLAALRSHPYGRDAAIVGEVVEGTNVIMRTAIGGERFIEPPVGDPVPRVC; the protein is encoded by the coding sequence ATGAAAGTCAACCTCATGCACGGTGCCGGCGGCGAGGTGATGGGCGAGCTCCTGCGCGTCATCACCAACCTCAAGCACAACAATGCCGGCGGGATCGGGCTCGAATCGCTGGACGACGGCGCAGTCATCCCACTGAACGGCCAGAACATCGTCTTCACGACCGACAACCACGTAGTCTCGCCGATCTTCTTCCCCGGCGGGGATATCGGGCGCATCGCCGTCTGCGGAACCATCAACGACCTCGCGATGATGGGCGGGCGGCCGATCGCCCTCTCGTGCGGCATGGTCATCCCCGAAGGCTTCGAGGTCGCCGACCTCGAACGGATCGTCGCGTCGATGGACGCAGCACTCGGGGAGTGCGGGGCAAACCTCGTCACGGGGGACACAAAAGTCCTCGAGCGGAGCGCGCTTGACACCATCGTCGTCAACACCGCCGGGATCGGCGTCGCCGAGCGGGTGGTGCGGGACAACGGCCTTGCCGTCGGCGATAAAATCATCGTCAGCGGCACCATCGGCGACCACGGCATCGCCATCATGGCCCACCGCGAAGGGTTCGACTTCGGCGGCCAGATCAAGTCCGACGTCGCCCCCCTCTGGCCGCTCGTCGAGAAGGCGCTCGCGGCCGGGAATATCCACGCCATGAAAGATCCGACGAGAGGCGGGTTTGCAAACGCCATCAACGAGATGGCGAGTAAGAGCGGCGTCGGTGTCGTCATCGAGGAGGAGGCCCTCCCCTTCCGGGCGAGCGTCCGGAGCGCCGCCGGGATGCTCGGTCTCGACCCGCTCGAGGTGGCGAACGAGGGCAAGGTCGTCATGGGGGTCGCACCCGAGGAGGCAGAGGCCGTCCTCGCGGCGCTCCGGAGTCATCCCTACGGGCGTGACGCCGCGATCGTCGGCGAGGTCGTCGAAGGCACCAACGTGATAATGCGAACCGCCATCGGCGGAGAGCGTTTCATAGAACCGCCGGTCGGCGACCCGGTTCCGCGTGTCTGCTGA
- a CDS encoding UPF0058 family protein, whose product MHKEELIALHGILTEIKDFFELQNPELKFSQYYALKIDPSQVHKSKMEHKYAIFVLGTELANAMKDVEFSSSGRISARMKELAEKTLKEIEYLQ is encoded by the coding sequence ATGCACAAGGAAGAGTTGATAGCCTTACATGGGATTCTTACTGAGATTAAAGACTTTTTTGAGTTGCAGAACCCGGAGTTAAAATTTTCGCAATATTACGCATTGAAGATAGACCCTTCTCAGGTGCATAAGAGCAAGATGGAACACAAGTATGCAATATTCGTGCTCGGCACGGAACTTGCCAACGCCATGAAGGACGTGGAGTTCTCGTCATCCGGCCGGATCTCCGCCCGGATGAAGGAACTTGCCGAGAAGACCTTAAAAGAGATAGAGTATCTCCAGTAA
- a CDS encoding DUF167 domain-containing protein codes for MNTYADAVAETPHGVTITLDVTAGAKRSAFPAGYNEWRKSIKCQIAAPAVGGKANRAITDLLAETFNVPRADVEIIAGHTSSSKTVAIAGVSRSHALACLNGAGT; via the coding sequence ATGAACACCTACGCCGATGCCGTCGCCGAAACCCCGCACGGGGTGACCATCACGCTCGACGTCACGGCGGGTGCAAAGCGCTCCGCGTTTCCAGCAGGCTACAACGAGTGGCGCAAAAGCATCAAGTGCCAGATAGCGGCCCCCGCCGTCGGCGGAAAAGCCAACCGTGCCATCACCGATCTCCTCGCGGAGACGTTCAATGTCCCCCGCGCCGACGTGGAGATCATCGCCGGACACACGTCATCCTCAAAGACCGTGGCAATCGCCGGCGTATCGAGATCTCATGCTCTCGCGTGCCTGAACGGCGCCGGAACCTGA
- a CDS encoding hydrogenase maturation nickel metallochaperone HypA/HybF: protein MHEYSIAYDIYTTARRAAIENDAKEVKCVSVDVGKLAMVNPEQVEFLFNVIIEDDPLFSGAQLSCREAEARTRCSCGYEGDERFVCPRCGKLPEIVAGMEIVVTNIEIEVDEE, encoded by the coding sequence ATGCACGAGTACAGCATCGCCTACGACATCTACACGACCGCCCGCCGGGCCGCGATCGAGAACGACGCAAAAGAGGTGAAGTGTGTCAGTGTGGATGTCGGCAAACTGGCGATGGTGAACCCCGAACAGGTGGAGTTCCTCTTCAACGTCATCATCGAGGACGACCCGCTCTTTTCGGGGGCACAACTCTCGTGCCGGGAAGCCGAAGCACGCACCCGCTGCTCCTGCGGCTACGAAGGGGACGAACGGTTCGTCTGCCCCCGGTGCGGAAAACTCCCGGAGATCGTTGCAGGAATGGAAATCGTAGTAACCAACATCGAGATAGAAGTGGACGAAGAATGA
- a CDS encoding DUF2156 domain-containing protein yields MLKPADFKPVSLDDRDIFSRHYRQFPQVHSDNTFANMVCWNHYADYRFVEVEGSIVLSSTIDGVTAFRMPIGPRNPALLEDVIDLALREGGEIPLRVLDPASEAWLRETYPDLPLHENRDFFDYVYRTEDLAELAGKDYATIRRQVNRFGREYQYTVEKITEENIEEVWEFLVVWCEWRDCDAEPILAAEKDAILFAVNNFFTIGLEGWIVRIGGTIGAISVVGPVNASMAVVHFEKALPETYRDIYKVITTGTAAGLSDRYRYVNRECDMGVAGLRESKTRYHPACMVEVHSATRHDLEACCR; encoded by the coding sequence ATGCTGAAACCGGCCGATTTCAAGCCCGTGAGCCTGGACGATCGCGACATCTTCTCCAGGCATTACCGGCAGTTCCCCCAGGTGCACAGCGACAACACGTTCGCGAACATGGTCTGCTGGAACCACTACGCAGACTACCGTTTCGTAGAGGTCGAAGGTTCGATCGTCCTCTCGAGCACCATCGACGGCGTGACGGCGTTTCGCATGCCGATCGGCCCGAGAAACCCGGCTCTCCTCGAGGACGTCATCGACCTCGCGCTCCGGGAGGGCGGCGAGATACCGCTGCGGGTTCTCGACCCGGCAAGCGAAGCGTGGCTCCGGGAGACCTACCCGGACCTCCCGCTGCACGAGAACCGGGACTTCTTCGACTACGTCTACCGGACCGAAGACCTCGCCGAACTCGCCGGGAAGGACTATGCCACCATCCGCCGCCAGGTCAACCGGTTCGGCCGGGAATACCAGTATACGGTCGAGAAGATCACCGAGGAGAACATCGAAGAGGTCTGGGAGTTCCTGGTCGTCTGGTGTGAGTGGCGGGACTGCGACGCCGAACCCATCCTCGCCGCCGAGAAAGACGCCATCCTCTTTGCTGTGAACAACTTCTTCACCATCGGCCTCGAGGGCTGGATCGTCAGGATCGGCGGCACCATCGGTGCGATATCGGTCGTCGGGCCGGTCAACGCATCGATGGCGGTCGTCCACTTCGAAAAAGCGCTTCCCGAGACCTATCGCGACATCTACAAGGTGATCACGACCGGGACGGCGGCCGGGCTCAGTGACCGCTACCGCTACGTCAACCGGGAGTGCGACATGGGCGTCGCCGGGCTCCGCGAGTCGAAGACGCGCTACCACCCCGCGTGCATGGTCGAGGTCCACTCCGCGACCCGGCACGACCTGGAGGCATGCTGCCGATGA
- a CDS encoding 4Fe-4S dicluster domain-containing protein has protein sequence MEIHVDKDACVGCGLCVKDCPMDVYELQNNVSVAVRPNNCMGCLSCHEICPAQALEHRGIYAARRHYIDIKVCEMLRKVI, from the coding sequence ATGGAGATACATGTGGATAAGGACGCGTGCGTCGGGTGCGGTCTTTGTGTCAAAGACTGCCCGATGGATGTGTACGAACTCCAGAACAACGTGAGTGTCGCGGTCAGGCCGAACAACTGCATGGGATGCCTTTCCTGCCATGAGATCTGCCCGGCCCAGGCACTCGAGCACCGCGGCATCTACGCCGCCCGGAGACACTACATCGACATCAAGGTTTGTGAAATGCTTCGGAAGGTGATTTGA
- the dnaG gene encoding DNA primase DnaG, with protein sequence MYSPDTTKYLIHLILQIEGVVDKPDVVGAIFGQTEGLLGEDLDLRDLQRTGRVGRIDVQITTKRGETKGEILISSSLDRAETALLASSLETIDRVGPCTARVKVDRIEDIRVTKRRKIVERAKELLLEDFDEGSINSDDLLDEVREAIRIEKLEYLGEEKVHAGPNVVDSDAIIIVEGRADVINLLRYGIKNAVAVEGTNVPRIIIDLCSQKTATTLLDGDRGGELILRELLQVAEIDFVAYSPRGKSVEEMSRKEIVKALRNKVPAVGIIDQPSSEENVGRLPAYTAPAEARTPAGAGNGERSPRREWDAKPASTLGEHMADVRDKKIARFLSPDYTVLLESNATDVEGALQNLNGDVEGVVVDRIIDQKLLDQFGGRDIEFVAARDFKGIIKRPLSIRLIKIG encoded by the coding sequence ATGTATTCACCGGATACCACAAAGTATCTCATTCATCTTATCCTGCAGATCGAGGGGGTGGTCGATAAACCCGACGTAGTGGGCGCCATCTTCGGCCAGACCGAAGGGTTGCTCGGCGAAGACCTCGACCTGCGCGATTTACAGAGAACCGGCCGCGTCGGCCGGATCGATGTCCAGATCACCACGAAACGAGGAGAGACAAAAGGCGAGATACTCATCTCGTCTTCACTCGACCGGGCGGAGACCGCGCTCCTCGCCTCGTCGCTCGAGACGATCGACCGGGTCGGGCCGTGCACGGCACGCGTGAAGGTCGACCGCATCGAGGACATCCGGGTGACCAAGCGGCGCAAGATCGTCGAGCGTGCCAAAGAACTCCTCCTCGAGGACTTCGATGAAGGCTCCATCAACAGCGACGATCTGCTCGACGAGGTCAGGGAAGCCATCCGGATCGAGAAACTCGAGTACCTCGGCGAAGAGAAGGTACACGCGGGGCCGAACGTCGTGGACTCCGACGCCATCATCATCGTCGAAGGACGGGCCGACGTCATCAACCTGCTGCGCTACGGGATCAAGAACGCCGTTGCGGTCGAGGGGACCAACGTCCCGCGCATCATCATCGACCTCTGTTCGCAGAAGACCGCGACGACCCTGCTCGACGGCGATCGGGGCGGCGAGTTGATCCTCCGCGAACTTCTCCAGGTCGCCGAGATCGACTTCGTGGCCTACAGCCCGCGGGGGAAGAGCGTCGAGGAGATGAGCCGCAAGGAGATCGTCAAGGCGCTCCGGAACAAAGTGCCTGCGGTGGGGATCATCGACCAGCCCTCCTCCGAGGAGAACGTCGGGCGGCTGCCTGCGTATACGGCCCCCGCCGAGGCACGGACTCCCGCCGGTGCGGGCAATGGCGAGCGGTCGCCGCGCCGTGAATGGGACGCAAAGCCCGCCTCGACGCTCGGGGAACACATGGCCGACGTCCGGGACAAGAAAATTGCGCGGTTCCTCTCACCGGATTACACCGTCCTCCTGGAATCCAACGCAACCGACGTCGAAGGCGCACTCCAGAACCTGAACGGCGACGTCGAGGGGGTTGTCGTCGATCGTATCATCGACCAGAAACTCCTCGATCAGTTTGGAGGGAGAGACATCGAGTTCGTGGCTGCCCGGGACTTTAAGGGTATAATAAAGCGTCCGCTCTCCATCAGGCTCATAAAGATAGGGTGA
- a CDS encoding HypC/HybG/HupF family hydrogenase formation chaperone, translated as MCIAMPAEVLEIKEGNIGVVDFGDLQQEVRLDLVDVKVGEFVLVHVGFAIQRLSREEGLETREVFRQVYAAMEE; from the coding sequence ATGTGTATTGCAATGCCCGCTGAGGTACTCGAGATAAAAGAGGGCAACATCGGCGTCGTCGACTTCGGCGACCTGCAGCAGGAGGTCAGGCTCGACCTCGTCGACGTGAAGGTCGGGGAGTTCGTCCTCGTCCACGTCGGGTTTGCCATCCAGCGCCTCAGCAGAGAGGAGGGGCTTGAGACCCGCGAGGTCTTCAGGCAGGTTTACGCCGCGATGGAGGAGTAA
- the minD gene encoding cell division ATPase MinD yields the protein MVKVYTIASGKGGTGKTTVTANLGPMLAQFGKKTCILDADVGMANLGLVLGLENLPVTLHEVLAGKARVRDAIYDGPFGVKVVPCGLSLQGFQQSNPDRLKDIMTDLVSEFDILILDAPAGISKDGVIPLTIADGVILVVNPEISSIVDSLKTKILTETVGGHVEGAIINRVTATGNDFNSTQMEKLLGVRVLGIIPEDPNIRRASAGRSPIVVKFPTSSASRAFKRLSADVAGIEYTEEETRPSRESFVDRLARALFRAKA from the coding sequence ATGGTAAAAGTATACACGATTGCGTCCGGTAAGGGCGGTACCGGCAAAACGACGGTCACAGCAAATCTGGGTCCGATGCTTGCCCAATTCGGAAAGAAGACGTGCATCCTCGATGCCGACGTCGGAATGGCGAATCTCGGGCTCGTCCTCGGTCTTGAAAACCTCCCGGTGACCCTGCACGAGGTGCTGGCAGGCAAAGCACGCGTCCGGGACGCCATCTATGACGGGCCGTTCGGCGTGAAGGTCGTCCCGTGCGGTCTCTCCCTGCAGGGCTTCCAGCAGTCGAACCCCGACCGGCTCAAGGACATTATGACCGACCTTGTGAGCGAGTTCGACATCCTGATCCTGGATGCTCCTGCAGGGATCAGCAAGGACGGCGTCATCCCGCTGACGATCGCCGATGGGGTAATTCTCGTGGTAAACCCCGAGATCTCCTCGATCGTCGACTCCTTAAAGACAAAGATCCTGACCGAGACCGTCGGCGGGCACGTCGAAGGGGCGATCATCAACCGGGTCACGGCAACCGGAAACGACTTCAACAGCACACAGATGGAGAAACTCCTCGGGGTCCGGGTGCTCGGGATCATACCGGAAGACCCGAACATCCGCCGCGCATCGGCCGGAAGATCGCCGATCGTGGTGAAGTTCCCGACGTCCAGCGCATCCCGTGCCTTCAAGCGTCTTTCTGCCGACGTAGCCGGGATTGAGTATACCGAGGAAGAGACACGGCCGTCCAGGGAGAGCTTCGTCGACCGGCTCGCCCGCGCCCTCTTCCGTGCAAAAGCGTGA
- the pyrC gene encoding dihydroorotase has product MNADLLLRNVTLPTGRRADIAVADGIVRHVGAAVRAGETIDCTGYTCLPGAVDMHVHMRGGAQAGKEDWRTGTTSAVAGGVTVVVDQPNTVPPITTPELLRARIREAEEQAVCGFAVNAGVVPEADLAGMWEAGAMAFGETFAAPSSYGEGLDAETLRGLFARIRALGGVVTVHAEEVGGQAPATLADHDRARSGEGEARAVQKVVGLAPAGLRLHFCHASTAASVRAARGTVEATPHHLFLSRENFEDDETRARVNPPLRDEKTRRELWSCWERIDVVASDHAPHTVQEKQAPFETAPSGIPGVETMVPLLVAAVQRGRITLASVIEKTSWRPAAILGIPRAGFEPGDRADYALYPDEITRIDASRLHAKCGWSPFEGLDAVFPEEVIVGGTRAYAHGDLREAHGAWCPGQGYLSPENK; this is encoded by the coding sequence ATGAACGCCGACCTGCTGCTCCGAAACGTGACGCTCCCGACAGGGAGGCGCGCCGATATCGCCGTCGCCGACGGTATCGTCCGGCACGTCGGCGCGGCGGTGCGTGCCGGCGAGACGATCGACTGCACCGGCTACACCTGCCTTCCGGGTGCGGTCGATATGCACGTCCACATGCGGGGCGGGGCGCAGGCCGGGAAGGAAGACTGGCGGACGGGGACGACGAGCGCGGTCGCCGGGGGGGTGACGGTCGTCGTCGACCAGCCGAACACCGTCCCGCCCATCACCACGCCCGAACTCCTCCGGGCGCGCATCCGCGAGGCGGAGGAGCAGGCCGTATGTGGGTTCGCGGTGAACGCGGGCGTCGTGCCGGAGGCCGATCTCGCCGGGATGTGGGAAGCCGGCGCGATGGCCTTCGGGGAGACCTTCGCCGCTCCGTCGAGTTACGGCGAGGGGCTGGATGCGGAGACGCTCAGAGGGTTGTTTGCCCGCATCCGCGCACTCGGGGGGGTCGTGACCGTCCACGCCGAGGAGGTCGGCGGCCAGGCGCCGGCGACGCTCGCCGACCACGACCGCGCCCGGTCGGGCGAGGGGGAGGCCCGCGCCGTGCAGAAGGTCGTCGGCCTCGCCCCGGCAGGGCTGCGGCTCCACTTCTGCCACGCGAGCACCGCCGCCTCGGTCAGGGCCGCGCGCGGCACGGTGGAGGCAACGCCGCACCACCTCTTCCTCTCGCGCGAGAACTTCGAGGACGACGAGACCCGGGCCCGGGTGAACCCCCCCCTCCGGGACGAGAAGACCCGGCGTGAACTATGGTCGTGCTGGGAGAGGATAGACGTCGTCGCCTCGGACCACGCCCCGCACACGGTTCAGGAGAAGCAGGCGCCCTTCGAGACCGCGCCCTCCGGCATCCCCGGGGTCGAGACGATGGTGCCGCTTCTCGTGGCGGCGGTGCAGCGAGGGCGGATCACCCTTGCCTCGGTGATCGAGAAGACGTCGTGGAGACCCGCCGCCATCCTCGGCATCCCGCGCGCGGGATTCGAGCCGGGCGACCGGGCGGACTACGCCCTCTATCCGGACGAGATCACCCGGATCGACGCCTCGCGCCTCCACGCGAAGTGCGGCTGGTCGCCGTTCGAGGGGCTCGATGCGGTCTTCCCGGAGGAGGTGATCGTCGGGGGAACGCGGGCCTACGCCCACGGCGACCTCCGGGAGGCACACGGAGCGTGGTGCCCCGGGCAAGGATATTTATCCCCGGAAAATAAATAA
- a CDS encoding GNAT family N-acetyltransferase, with protein sequence MERHETMTEEAELEVRLVNVWDVETIADLYRAGGWWNERWDPADLAALIAGSFAFAVAVDRATGRSVGMGRVISDGVSDGYVQDLVVLPGYRGRGIGTMILSTLLDYCTSAGVAWVALVAEPGTEPFYTALGFKRMEGHTPMRWYPDRR encoded by the coding sequence ATGGAGAGGCATGAGACGATGACGGAGGAGGCGGAACTCGAGGTGCGCCTCGTGAACGTCTGGGACGTCGAGACGATCGCCGACCTTTACCGGGCGGGCGGCTGGTGGAACGAGCGATGGGATCCCGCCGACCTTGCCGCCCTCATCGCGGGAAGTTTCGCCTTCGCCGTCGCCGTCGACCGGGCGACCGGCAGATCCGTCGGCATGGGCAGGGTGATCTCGGACGGGGTCTCGGACGGCTACGTCCAGGATCTGGTCGTCCTCCCCGGATACCGCGGCCGGGGCATCGGAACGATGATATTATCTACGCTCCTCGATTACTGTACGTCTGCAGGTGTCGCCTGGGTCGCCCTCGTCGCCGAACCCGGAACCGAGCCGTTCTACACCGCGCTCGGCTTTAAGAGGATGGAGGGGCACACACCCATGCGGTGGTACCCGGATAGGAGGTGA
- a CDS encoding class I SAM-dependent methyltransferase translates to MTAHPSPWDEDYRRRGNLWGGAPAPLPDLPADAAVLEVGCGNGKTLEAIARRSSCVTAVDISPEAVALARRRPGTAEIGLAVADARHLPFWGAAFDAVFLVHVAGHLPAQGRTAIAAEAVRVLRPGGTLFFRGFSVEDMRAGKGTEPEPWTFRRGEGIITHYFTEAETAELFSPLVPVSVRTHRWRMRVRGEDLPRAEVEGVFRMRRAEGCDCRNGRSMRKREAFSGPEHEHRSVRTELEHR, encoded by the coding sequence GTGACAGCCCATCCATCCCCCTGGGACGAGGACTACCGGAGGCGGGGAAACCTCTGGGGAGGAGCCCCGGCGCCGCTCCCGGATCTCCCCGCCGATGCCGCCGTCCTCGAGGTCGGCTGCGGAAACGGCAAGACCCTCGAGGCTATCGCCCGGCGATCCTCGTGCGTGACCGCGGTCGATATCTCTCCCGAGGCCGTCGCCCTCGCCCGGCGCCGCCCGGGGACGGCGGAGATCGGTCTCGCCGTAGCCGACGCCCGGCACCTGCCGTTTTGGGGTGCGGCGTTCGACGCGGTCTTCCTGGTACACGTCGCCGGCCACCTCCCCGCACAGGGGAGAACGGCCATAGCCGCCGAGGCCGTCCGGGTGCTCAGGCCCGGCGGAACGCTCTTCTTCCGGGGTTTCTCCGTCGAAGACATGCGCGCCGGGAAAGGGACGGAGCCGGAGCCGTGGACGTTCCGGCGGGGCGAGGGCATCATCACCCACTACTTCACCGAGGCCGAGACGGCGGAACTCTTTTCGCCGCTTGTCCCGGTCTCGGTCCGGACGCACCGCTGGCGGATGCGGGTCAGGGGGGAGGATCTCCCCCGGGCGGAGGTGGAGGGGGTGTTTCGGATGCGACGGGCTGAAGGATGCGACTGCCGGAACGGCAGGAGCATGAGAAAACGCGAAGCGTTTTCGGGGCCGGAGCATGAGCACCGATCGGTGCGAACGGAGCTGGAGCACCGGTAG
- a CDS encoding ATP-grasp domain-containing protein yields MIHIVPKPTDTPDDNSTGAVMRELERADARYGVLKLGELDPLDSGLENELIWVCGIRQDGHQFETLNVLSLHNRVINTPESIVACASKVMTTGLLLANNVRTPDTSYTQSEEQAREFLRRHGKVVYKPLYGYDGNGIRLVTESGELGPGPWYLQEYVKNDRDFRIFVLGGEAVGAIARISDTLMHNIHQGGTGMPVAIDEEMRAVAEAAAAAIGIDYCGVDLLRDREGYTVLEVNGTPNWHCMAAPIPKLLARYLIEREREMRA; encoded by the coding sequence ATGATCCACATCGTACCAAAACCGACCGATACGCCGGACGACAACTCGACCGGCGCTGTTATGCGGGAACTGGAGAGAGCCGACGCCCGATACGGGGTTCTCAAACTCGGTGAACTCGACCCCCTCGATTCCGGGCTTGAGAACGAACTGATATGGGTCTGCGGTATCCGGCAGGACGGGCACCAGTTCGAGACCTTAAACGTGCTCTCGCTCCATAACCGGGTGATCAATACACCCGAGAGCATCGTTGCCTGCGCATCCAAGGTGATGACGACGGGACTCCTTCTGGCAAACAATGTGAGGACGCCGGATACGTCCTACACGCAGTCGGAGGAGCAGGCACGGGAGTTTCTCCGGCGCCACGGAAAAGTCGTCTACAAACCGCTCTACGGGTATGATGGAAACGGCATCCGGCTCGTGACGGAGTCCGGGGAACTCGGGCCGGGGCCCTGGTACCTGCAGGAGTACGTGAAGAACGACCGGGACTTTCGCATCTTCGTCCTCGGCGGGGAGGCCGTCGGCGCGATAGCCCGCATCTCCGATACCCTGATGCACAACATTCACCAGGGCGGGACCGGGATGCCGGTCGCGATCGACGAGGAGATGCGCGCCGTCGCCGAGGCGGCGGCGGCGGCGATCGGGATCGACTACTGCGGCGTCGATCTCCTTCGTGACCGGGAAGGCTACACCGTTCTCGAGGTGAACGGGACGCCGAACTGGCACTGTATGGCGGCACCCATCCCGAAGCTGCTCGCCCGATATCTCATCGAGCGCGAGCGCGAGATGCGTGCCTGA
- the msrB gene encoding peptide-methionine (R)-S-oxide reductase MsrB has protein sequence MNRVTGETAGTVTVCNAVTGKVEEVERVVMSDEEWQRRLTQEAFSVARKAGTEPAFTGRYWDCKEDGLYVCVCCGNHLFSSETKFESGTGWPSFSKPVSGRNIRTEPDTQFSMNRTEVLCRRCDAHLGHVFDDGPPPTHTRYCMNSASLRFVRQKDLGRRE, from the coding sequence ATGAACAGGGTGACTGGGGAAACTGCCGGGACGGTGACGGTCTGCAACGCCGTGACCGGGAAGGTGGAAGAGGTCGAGAGGGTCGTCATGTCCGACGAGGAGTGGCAACGCCGGCTGACGCAGGAAGCGTTCTCCGTCGCCCGGAAGGCGGGCACGGAACCGGCCTTCACCGGGAGGTACTGGGACTGCAAGGAGGATGGCCTGTACGTCTGCGTCTGCTGCGGCAACCACCTCTTCTCCTCGGAGACGAAGTTTGAGTCGGGGACGGGCTGGCCGAGTTTCTCAAAACCGGTCTCCGGCCGGAACATCAGGACGGAACCCGACACGCAGTTCTCCATGAACCGGACGGAGGTGCTCTGCCGGCGATGCGACGCCCACCTGGGCCACGTCTTCGACGACGGGCCGCCGCCGACCCATACACGCTACTGCATGAACTCGGCATCGCTCCGGTTCGTGCGACAGAAGGATCTCGGCCGGCGCGAATGA
- a CDS encoding FxLYD domain-containing protein, translated as MKKHSLLGRSLVTLILLGCLFGAAVTAGCMGNSAEPEPEDPTPEATPGAYTTYSPAGPKPSFSASVTTPEKHMRTDGSCYWIVTGTVTNDGDGPARNAVIRFMLIDDESNMIRATETVLAPRFQAGETKIFTVNAFPGDCDRQYHADIDITHDIP; from the coding sequence ATGAAGAAACACTCTCTTCTCGGAAGGAGCCTCGTAACGCTTATCCTCCTCGGCTGCCTCTTCGGTGCTGCCGTCACGGCTGGCTGCATGGGGAACTCCGCCGAGCCGGAACCGGAAGACCCGACCCCGGAGGCGACACCTGGTGCTTACACCACCTATTCTCCCGCCGGGCCGAAACCGTCGTTCTCGGCCAGCGTCACCACGCCCGAGAAGCATATGCGCACCGACGGATCCTGCTACTGGATCGTGACGGGAACGGTGACCAACGACGGTGACGGGCCCGCAAGAAACGCCGTCATCCGGTTCATGCTCATCGACGACGAGAGCAATATGATCCGGGCGACCGAGACCGTTCTCGCTCCCCGGTTCCAGGCAGGGGAGACGAAGATATTCACCGTCAACGCGTTCCCCGGGGACTGTGACCGGCAGTATCACGCTGATATCGACATAACGCACGACATCCCGTAA
- a CDS encoding hydrogenase maturation protease produces the protein MQKNRVCIIGCGNPFMGNDGAGIAVMRRFDGRLPGVDAIDGGTGGFGLIPLMEDYEMVVIVDAMTGIGDRIGEVRTFEVPPSWDLPVYALHDIGIGEVVTIARELGYAGEIVTVGIEVGEIQAFSKDIDQEVEEGIRVAEQEILTILRERIGAPGSNHR, from the coding sequence ATGCAGAAGAACCGGGTATGTATCATCGGGTGCGGAAACCCCTTCATGGGCAACGACGGGGCGGGGATCGCGGTGATGCGCCGCTTTGACGGGAGATTGCCCGGGGTGGATGCGATCGACGGCGGCACCGGCGGGTTTGGCCTGATCCCGCTGATGGAAGACTACGAGATGGTGGTGATCGTCGATGCGATGACAGGTATCGGCGACCGCATCGGAGAAGTCCGTACCTTTGAAGTCCCGCCGTCGTGGGATCTTCCGGTATACGCGCTCCACGACATCGGGATCGGAGAGGTGGTGACGATTGCCCGGGAACTCGGATACGCCGGAGAGATCGTGACCGTCGGGATTGAAGTGGGCGAAATTCAGGCGTTCAGCAAGGATATCGACCAGGAGGTTGAAGAGGGGATCCGTGTTGCCGAGCAGGAGATCCTCACCATCCTCCGGGAGCGGATCGGTGCTCCAGGGAGCAATCATAGATAG